One genomic region from Streptomyces sp. NBC_01304 encodes:
- a CDS encoding quinone oxidoreductase family protein, translating to MRRIRYEHSGGPDTLFLEEVAVPTPGPGELLVRTEAIGVTLPVVRKVREAAEPIPLGGELGGEVVRVGEGVTGHAVGDRVTGLCFGHGYADFALLQTAMASPIPAGATARDAVALVRSGVVALGALAAARPEKGESVLVTAAASGVGHLALQLARSRGASRIVAAVGDPAKSDFVRGLGADEVVTYEEASWGEPVDIVLDAVGGKLLKPAVQALAPGGRLVAYSSGGGTVEAYDLLVGGKSVIGFQTAMVARNQPERYAGWVAELWRLFGEGTLRPAVHGEFALEDAALAHEAIEGRRNLGKVVLVP from the coding sequence ATGCGGCGCATTCGGTATGAACACAGCGGCGGACCCGACACGTTGTTCCTCGAAGAGGTCGCCGTCCCGACGCCCGGACCGGGCGAGCTGCTGGTCAGGACGGAGGCGATCGGCGTCACGCTGCCCGTCGTGCGCAAAGTGCGCGAGGCCGCCGAGCCGATACCGCTCGGCGGTGAGCTGGGCGGCGAGGTGGTGCGCGTCGGCGAGGGCGTCACCGGCCACGCGGTCGGCGATCGCGTGACCGGACTCTGCTTCGGGCACGGCTACGCCGACTTCGCTCTGCTGCAGACCGCGATGGCCTCGCCCATTCCGGCGGGCGCCACCGCGCGGGACGCCGTCGCGCTGGTCCGCAGCGGTGTGGTCGCGCTCGGCGCCCTGGCGGCCGCGCGGCCCGAGAAGGGCGAGTCGGTGCTGGTGACCGCTGCCGCGAGCGGGGTCGGTCATCTCGCCCTGCAGCTCGCGAGGTCGAGGGGCGCCTCGCGGATCGTGGCGGCCGTGGGCGACCCGGCCAAGTCGGACTTCGTGCGCGGGCTCGGCGCCGACGAGGTGGTGACGTACGAGGAGGCGAGCTGGGGCGAGCCGGTCGACATCGTGCTCGACGCCGTCGGCGGCAAGCTCCTCAAGCCCGCCGTCCAGGCACTCGCCCCGGGCGGCCGGCTCGTCGCCTACAGCTCCGGCGGCGGGACCGTCGAGGCGTACGACCTGCTGGTCGGCGGCAAGTCGGTGATCGGGTTCCAGACGGCGATGGTCGCCCGCAACCAGCCCGAGCGGTACGCGGGTTGGGTCGCGGAGCTGTGGCGGCTGTTCGGCGAGGGCACGCTGCGGCCCGCGGTGCACGGCGAGTTCGCCCTCGAGGACGCGGCACTGGCCCACGAGGCGATCGAGGGCAGGCGGAACCTCGGCAAGGTGGTCCTCGTGCCCTGA
- a CDS encoding collagen-like protein has product MTRVEQLIALRWRKIVLVFVLVALCGIAVILWGRIDAGDRRADRMASEAQRRGEALSTLAEDVRTLRAQVQAAGQTPAAPDPADAVDDLLARVRVPAGEPGSPGARGEAGVRGEAGANGERGAGGGQGPRGEQGSPGPQGPAGERGPAGEAGPPGERGAAGADGAQGPAGPAGPAGDTGFKGDKGDQGDKGNQGDRGEPGPAGPQGEPGAACPQGYSLQVPADDADALICRRDGSAPAPGPDPASAVLPVLPVLRRPWSAEALPAKPRPDTGTA; this is encoded by the coding sequence GTGACGCGCGTCGAGCAACTGATCGCCCTGCGCTGGCGCAAGATCGTCCTCGTCTTCGTCCTCGTCGCCCTCTGCGGCATCGCGGTGATCCTGTGGGGCCGGATCGATGCGGGCGACCGCCGGGCCGACCGGATGGCGAGCGAGGCCCAGCGCAGGGGCGAGGCCCTGTCCACCCTCGCCGAGGACGTACGCACCCTGCGTGCCCAGGTGCAGGCTGCCGGGCAGACGCCCGCCGCGCCCGACCCCGCCGACGCCGTGGACGACCTCCTGGCCCGCGTCCGGGTGCCTGCCGGTGAACCGGGGTCGCCCGGAGCAAGGGGCGAGGCCGGAGTGCGGGGCGAGGCAGGGGCGAACGGCGAGCGGGGGGCCGGCGGCGGGCAAGGGCCGCGCGGGGAGCAGGGATCGCCCGGACCGCAGGGCCCTGCGGGCGAACGAGGCCCGGCGGGCGAGGCAGGACCGCCCGGCGAGCGGGGAGCGGCGGGCGCCGACGGGGCGCAGGGACCGGCGGGGCCGGCCGGCCCCGCCGGAGACACCGGCTTCAAGGGCGACAAGGGCGATCAGGGAGACAAGGGCAATCAGGGGGACAGGGGCGAGCCGGGCCCCGCAGGCCCGCAGGGCGAACCCGGGGCCGCCTGTCCGCAGGGCTACAGCCTCCAGGTCCCGGCCGACGACGCCGACGCACTGATCTGCCGCAGGGACGGCTCGGCACCGGCCCCCGGCCCCGACCCGGCCTCGGCCGTGCTCCCGGTTCTGCCGGTCCTGCGCCGCCCCTGGTCCGCGGAGGCCCTTCCCGCGAAGCCTCGGCCGGACACCGGGACGGCCTGA
- a CDS encoding NAD(P)H-dependent oxidoreductase subunit E, with protein MDLHFGDSKPTDEERAAIDALLGPPESAWEGAADRTDADLRWARGGRAARERRDLLLPGLHAVNDRVGWISEGALDYLCRRLTVPPAEAYGVATFYSMFAVKPRPATVVHVCTDLACAARGSASVCASLAARLGPAGTPVAGGAVWEESPCLGLCERAPAALVVRAGVSPDESARPAFEDNPLEAGGSLTGRSGAGDQNGPGDSLLAALSGQEPEPRERQRATAVIAPATAEAIALAAAAPEAATPEPAAALAVPQAGQDGLILLRRVGVVDPENLDDYRANGGYEALRRAFKLGPAGVIREVTEAGLLGRGGAAFPTGRKWSATAAQPDHPHYLVCNADESEPGTFKDRVLMEGDPYSLIEAMTIAGYATGAHLGYLYLRGEYPRALRRLEHAISQARARGLLGPDVLGQGYAFDIEIRRGAGAYICGEETALFNSIEGYRGEPRSKPPFPVEKGLFGKPTAENNVETLVNVLPILTMGAQAYAAIGTEKSTGPKLFCVSGNVERPGIYELPFGATLGDLLDLAGKPARLRAVLLGGAAGGFVRPDELDIPLTFEGTREAGTTLGSGVVLALDDSVPLPRMLLRIAEFFRDESCGQCVPCRVGTVRQEEALHRIADRTGAAAAEDINLLREVGAAMKDASICGLGQTAWNAVESAIDRLGAYE; from the coding sequence GTGGATCTGCACTTCGGTGACAGCAAGCCGACGGACGAGGAGCGGGCGGCGATCGACGCCCTGCTCGGTCCTCCGGAGTCGGCGTGGGAAGGTGCCGCGGACCGTACCGATGCCGATCTGCGCTGGGCGCGCGGGGGCCGGGCGGCGCGGGAGCGGCGGGATCTGCTGTTGCCGGGGTTGCACGCGGTGAACGACCGGGTGGGGTGGATCAGCGAGGGCGCCCTCGACTATCTGTGCCGGCGGCTGACGGTGCCGCCGGCGGAGGCGTACGGGGTGGCCACGTTCTACTCCATGTTCGCGGTGAAGCCGCGGCCCGCGACTGTGGTGCACGTCTGCACGGACTTGGCTTGCGCGGCCCGGGGTTCGGCTTCGGTGTGTGCGAGCTTGGCTGCCCGGCTGGGCCCTGCGGGTACGCCGGTGGCGGGTGGGGCCGTGTGGGAGGAGAGCCCGTGCCTGGGCTTGTGCGAGCGGGCTCCGGCGGCGTTGGTGGTGCGGGCAGGGGTATCCCCTGATGAATCAGCCCGTCCGGCGTTTGAGGACAACCCTTTGGAAGCCGGCGGCAGCCTTACGGGAAGGAGCGGGGCGGGGGATCAAAACGGCCCCGGCGACAGCCTGTTGGCCGCGCTCAGCGGGCAGGAACCCGAGCCGAGGGAGCGGCAAAGAGCCACCGCCGTCATAGCCCCGGCGACCGCCGAAGCCATAGCCCTGGCCGCCGCGGCACCGGAAGCGGCAACCCCCGAACCCGCAGCCGCACTCGCCGTCCCCCAGGCAGGCCAGGACGGCCTGATCCTCCTGCGACGGGTCGGGGTCGTAGACCCCGAGAACCTCGACGACTACCGGGCCAATGGCGGCTACGAGGCCCTGCGGAGGGCCTTCAAACTCGGCCCCGCCGGAGTGATCCGCGAGGTCACCGAGGCCGGCCTCCTAGGAAGGGGCGGCGCCGCCTTCCCCACGGGCCGCAAGTGGAGCGCGACCGCCGCCCAGCCCGACCACCCGCACTACCTGGTCTGCAACGCGGACGAATCCGAGCCCGGCACCTTCAAGGACCGCGTCCTGATGGAGGGCGACCCGTACTCCCTCATCGAGGCGATGACGATCGCGGGCTACGCGACCGGCGCCCACCTCGGTTACCTCTACCTCCGCGGCGAGTACCCCCGCGCCCTGCGGCGCCTGGAGCACGCCATCTCCCAGGCCAGGGCACGCGGCCTGCTCGGCCCGGACGTCCTCGGCCAGGGGTACGCCTTCGACATCGAGATCCGGCGCGGCGCGGGAGCGTACATCTGCGGCGAGGAGACGGCGCTCTTCAACTCCATCGAGGGGTACCGGGGCGAACCCCGGTCCAAGCCGCCGTTCCCCGTCGAGAAGGGCCTGTTCGGCAAGCCGACCGCCGAGAACAACGTCGAGACGCTGGTCAACGTCCTGCCGATCCTGACCATGGGGGCGCAGGCGTACGCGGCCATCGGGACGGAGAAGTCCACCGGGCCCAAGCTGTTCTGCGTCTCGGGCAACGTGGAGCGCCCGGGGATCTACGAGCTGCCGTTCGGCGCGACCCTCGGCGACCTCCTCGACCTGGCGGGCAAGCCCGCACGACTGCGGGCCGTCCTCCTCGGCGGGGCAGCCGGCGGCTTCGTACGCCCCGATGAACTGGACATTCCGCTGACCTTCGAGGGCACGAGGGAGGCCGGCACGACCCTCGGATCGGGCGTGGTCCTCGCCCTGGACGACAGCGTCCCGCTGCCCCGGATGCTCCTGCGGATCGCGGAGTTCTTCCGCGACGAGTCGTGCGGCCAGTGCGTGCCGTGCCGGGTCGGCACGGTCCGCCAGGAGGAGGCGCTGCACCGCATCGCCGACCGCACGGGCGCGGCGGCCGCCGAGGACATCAACCTGCTCAGGGAAGTGGGGGCGGCCATGAAGGACGCCTCGATCTGCGGTCTGGGGCAGACCGCGTGGAACGCCGTGGAATCGGCCATCGACCGGCTTGGAGCGTACGAATGA
- the fdhD gene encoding formate dehydrogenase accessory sulfurtransferase FdhD → MGRVTERRRVIRIRDGAVSARPDTLVAEEPLEIRLNGKPLAITMRTPGDDFALAAGFLVSEGVLASADELQSIVYCAGATADGSNTYNVVDVKLAPGVVVPDITLERNVYTTSSCGLCGKASLDAVRTQARWEIADTPPVRIEPELLAGLPDRLRAAQRVFDRTGGLHAAALFTETGELVDIREDVGRHNAVDKLVGRAVREGRLPLSRTILLVSGRASFELAQKAVMAGIPILAAVSAPSSLAVDLATETGLTLVGFLRGASMNVYAGEHRLALEASAGQG, encoded by the coding sequence ATGGGACGCGTCACCGAGCGACGCCGAGTGATCCGCATCCGGGACGGGGCGGTGTCCGCACGACCGGACACGCTCGTCGCGGAGGAACCCCTGGAGATCCGGCTGAACGGCAAGCCCCTGGCCATCACGATGCGCACCCCGGGCGACGACTTCGCGCTCGCGGCGGGCTTCCTGGTGAGCGAGGGAGTCCTTGCCTCGGCGGACGAGCTGCAGTCGATCGTCTACTGCGCGGGTGCCACGGCGGACGGCTCGAACACGTACAACGTGGTGGACGTGAAGCTCGCCCCGGGTGTCGTGGTCCCCGACATCACGCTCGAACGCAACGTCTATACGACCTCCTCCTGCGGCCTGTGCGGCAAGGCCAGCCTCGACGCCGTGCGCACGCAGGCGCGCTGGGAGATCGCCGACACTCCCCCGGTCCGGATCGAGCCCGAACTGCTCGCGGGCCTCCCCGACCGGCTGCGCGCGGCGCAGCGCGTGTTCGACCGGACCGGGGGCCTGCACGCGGCAGCACTCTTCACCGAGACCGGAGAGCTGGTCGACATACGGGAGGACGTCGGCCGGCACAACGCGGTCGACAAGCTCGTGGGCCGCGCGGTCCGCGAGGGCCGCCTGCCCCTCTCCCGCACCATCCTGCTCGTCTCGGGCCGCGCTTCGTTCGAGCTGGCCCAGAAGGCGGTGATGGCGGGCATCCCGATCCTCGCCGCCGTCTCGGCCCCGTCGTCCCTCGCGGTCGACCTCGCCACGGAGACCGGCCTCACGCTGGTCGGATTTCTGCGGGGGGCCTCCATGAACGTGTACGCGGGCGAGCATCGCCTGGCCCTGGAGGCCTCGGCCGGCCAGGGCTGA
- a CDS encoding MarR family winged helix-turn-helix transcriptional regulator produces MPETPPAPTRIRTLPSWLLGRAAARGRGLVAEALAQHDMKMWHHVVLAAVADLGPVAQAELGRAVSLDPKDMVGILNDLQSADLIVRAPDPNDRRKNAVRLTAAGERRLEECTKAGRWANEELLAPLSKTEREQFLEMLRRITQVGQ; encoded by the coding sequence ATGCCGGAAACCCCGCCCGCCCCCACCCGCATCCGCACCCTCCCCAGCTGGCTCCTCGGCCGCGCCGCCGCCCGCGGCCGCGGCCTGGTCGCCGAGGCCCTCGCGCAGCACGACATGAAGATGTGGCACCACGTGGTCCTCGCGGCCGTCGCCGACCTGGGGCCGGTCGCCCAGGCGGAGTTGGGGAGGGCCGTCTCGCTCGACCCCAAGGACATGGTCGGCATCCTCAACGACCTGCAGTCGGCCGACCTGATCGTCCGGGCCCCCGACCCGAACGACCGCCGCAAGAACGCGGTGCGCCTGACGGCCGCGGGGGAGCGGCGCCTCGAGGAGTGCACGAAGGCGGGGCGATGGGCCAACGAGGAGTTGCTGGCGCCCTTGTCGAAGACGGAGCGGGAGCAGTTCCTGGAGATGCTGCGGAGGATCACCCAGGTCGGACAGTGA
- a CDS encoding 2Fe-2S iron-sulfur cluster-binding protein, whose protein sequence is MTAPAQPRPTSASVPVSLGLPRRLVEFTLDEQPVRVPEGSTILDACKAAGKDIPTLCQGDTLTPKNACRVCVVEVEGARTLAPACSRKAEPAMVVRTDTERARHSRKIVLELLASSVDLSTTPQVAGWLKEYEAKPDRFGPDAARLNESPKVDNDLYVRDYDKCILCYKCVDACGDQWQNTFAISVTGRGFDARIAVEHDGPLTESACVYCGNCIEVCPTGALSFKSEYDMRAAGTWDESAQTETTTVCAYCGVGCNLTLHVQDNEIVKVTSPHDNPVTHGNLCIKGRFGYQHVQNRD, encoded by the coding sequence ATGACAGCGCCAGCGCAACCGCGCCCGACCTCCGCATCCGTGCCCGTGTCGCTCGGACTGCCGCGCCGCCTGGTCGAGTTCACGCTCGACGAGCAGCCGGTGCGGGTCCCCGAGGGCTCGACGATCCTCGATGCCTGCAAGGCGGCGGGCAAGGACATCCCGACGCTCTGCCAGGGCGACACGCTCACCCCGAAGAACGCCTGCCGCGTGTGCGTCGTCGAGGTGGAGGGCGCGCGCACCCTCGCCCCGGCCTGCTCCCGCAAGGCGGAGCCCGCCATGGTGGTGCGGACCGACACCGAACGGGCCCGGCACAGCCGCAAGATCGTGCTCGAACTCCTCGCGTCCTCGGTCGACCTGTCGACCACGCCGCAGGTGGCGGGGTGGCTCAAGGAGTACGAGGCCAAGCCCGACCGCTTCGGTCCGGACGCGGCCCGGCTCAACGAGTCGCCCAAGGTCGACAACGACCTCTACGTCCGCGACTACGACAAGTGCATCCTCTGCTACAAGTGCGTGGACGCCTGCGGCGACCAGTGGCAGAACACCTTCGCCATCTCGGTCACCGGCCGCGGCTTCGACGCCCGGATCGCGGTCGAGCACGACGGGCCGCTCACCGAGTCGGCGTGCGTGTACTGCGGCAACTGCATCGAGGTGTGCCCGACCGGGGCGCTCTCCTTCAAGTCCGAGTACGACATGCGGGCGGCCGGCACCTGGGACGAGAGCGCGCAGACGGAGACGACCACCGTGTGCGCGTACTGCGGAGTGGGCTGCAACCTGACCCTGCACGTGCAGGACAATGAGATCGTCAAGGTCACCTCGCCGCACGACAACCCGGTGACCCACGGCAACCTCTGCATCAAGGGCCGCTTCGGCTACCAGCACGTACAGAACCGCGACTGA